The nucleotide window TGGCTGTACGTCTGTTGCAGGGGGCGGTAATCCCACAAACGGATATTTTCCAGGGCGCTCCTTTCCTGTTCCAAATCCGCCGGGGTAAGACTGTCACGGGCCGGGAATTCCTGTGTTTTTATTCTATCTAACCCAAAGGCGCGGCGAGTATATTCAATATTAAAACGCAGGTAGGGCTCTTCCCGTACAAATTCATTGGGCTCGACTTGGAACTTTTGTACTGTCGCGGGTAAAATGAATACAATCAAAATGTATGCCAACAGGAACGCCATGATCCCCGCCACGACCAGCTTGAAATTACGGCGCAAGGTATTTAAAAGAATAAGTAGGGCACAGGCCAGGGAAATTGCTGCTAAAATATTGTATCCCGGCAAAAGGACATGGATATCCGTATAGCCGGCACCGAAAAATAAACCCTTGGGTGAACGAACCAAATCCAGGGCCTTAAGGCGAAAGCCCCAGGCCTGCACTATAAATAAAAGGGCAATTAAAATGGAAAAATGGGCGTGGTGACGGGAAAAGACTCCCTGACGCAAGCCTAGAAATTCTTTCGGAGCAAATAATAGGTAGAAAAAACCGGTAACCAGGGCGGCCCCTATTAAGGCCGTAACCAGCAGACTGAGGATAAAACGATAAAAAGGCAACTTGAAGACGTAAAAACCGATATCCCTGTGAAACAGGGGATCCGCTAAACCAAAATTACCAGCCTTGAGGTATTGTTGAACGAGCAGCCATTTTCCTGCTGCCAGGGGACTGAAGAAAAATGCGCCGAAAAGGCTCACCGCAAGGTAAAAGATGATTAACCGCCGTCTGGTGATAAAGCGGTTAACGAGGTACTCTTTTAAGGTCCAGCTCTCACGGGAAGATACGGGTGTAAAATTTAAACTCCTGGTGCTAAAAAGCAGATTGAGGAAAAAGAACAGAAAGAAAAAAGATATAACTGCCAAACGCACCCCTCCGTCGGATAATAGCCTGGTAATGAAGACATGACGGAGGCCGACTTCGCTAAAAAAGTACCAGTCTGCTATATAATGGGAACCCAGAAAGACGATGGTAAAACCTGCCAAAAAGATGCTTAAGAGGGCTATCCTTATGCGGTTTAAAATGGTCATATTAAAAACCTCCTGAAAAGGGGGGGTAAAAAATACTTCGCCACCGGGGTGGCTTTTTTCCTTCTTTAATTAAAGAAAAATCCCGGTAGAACCGGGAGTGCCCTTCCTTTTTTACGGTTCCAGGGCCAGGTCAACTATTTTTTGCACCAGGGCCTTAAAATCCATTCCGGCGGCACGGGCGGCATCGGGGACCAGACTGGTAGCCGTCATACCGGGAACACTGTTTACTTCAATGACATGGGGGTCTCGACCGTTGGCCACAATCATATCTACTCGCGCGAAACCGCGGCAGCCGAAGAGTTTATAGGTTTGACGCGCAAGGGCGGCAGCCGTGGCCAATACAGTTTCCGGCAGCCTCGGCGGGATTATGTGTTCACTTAAACCGGGTGTATATTTGGCTGTATAATCATAAAAGCCCGTCCGGGAAACGATTTCTATTAAAGGAAGGACTGTGGGGTTGTTGTTGCCTAAAACGGCTGCCGTTATTTCTGGTCCAGGGAGAAAAGCCTCGGCCATAAAGCAGGGATCATATTTTAAAGCAGCTTCAATGGCCGGCGTGAGTTCCTGTTTATCTTTGACAATAAAGGTCCCAATAGTAGATCCTTGCGTCGGCGCCTTTATGACCACCGGTAGTCCCAGGTCTTTTATAATCCCTTTTTCTATATCTCCTTTGCCGGCGGCATACTGTTCGGCGGTCCAGCTTAAAAAATCAGGTGTAGGTATACCGGCGTGTTTTAAAACGCGTTTGGTCATGATTTTATCCATAGTTATGGCACTGGCGAGGACACGACTGCCGGTATAAGGTATACCTAATATCTCCAGCATACCTTGGACGGAACCATCTTCACCTGGCTTGCCGTGAAGGGCGTTGAAGACGCAATGGGGCTTAAAAGACGTTAATTTCGCAATCACCTCCGCATCCAGGTCCAGTTTTATTACCTGGTGCCCCAGGACTGTCAGGGCTTCGGCCACGGCCTCACCGCTTTTTAAGGAAATTTCCCTTTCGGAAGAAGGGCCGCCCATTAAAACGGCTATTCTCATGCTTTGCATGTTCCTCCTTGAAAACTATTAGCTTTTAGCTGTATATTTTTATCTATATTCGTTTAATATAACAAGAAACCTTCCAAATGAAGAAAAACATATTCTTGACTGGTGGGTAAAATATAGATATAATATTAAATGCCATAGGGGTGTAGCTCAATTGGTAGAGTAGCGGTCTCCAAAACCGTTGGTTGCGGGTTCGAGTCCTGCCACCCCTGCCATGATATGATATAATAAATGATGGCCTGAAAAGGCCATCATTTATTATTACATTTATAGAAGACCCGACACAAAATAATGTAAGCTCCCCTTGCGAGGGAGCTTTTTTGATTTACTCTTCTTTTTCGCGTTCACGTTTGGCTTCCTGGATAATTTTTTCGGCGATATTGGCCGGGACTTCTTCGTAATGGGAAAAATCCATCTTAAAATGGCCGCGGCCCTGGGTTATAGATTTTAAGTTGATAGCGTAGCGGTACATTTCGGCCAGGGGTACCTGGGCGCGGATAACCTGGTTTTTGCCTTTTGCTTCCATTCCCAGGATGCGTCCCCGGCGGCTATTTAAGTCGCCCATAATGTCGCCCATAAACTGTTCCGGTACGGTAATTTCAACGTTCATGATGGGTTCCAACAGGACGGGTTTGGCCTGTTCGACTGCTTTGCGGAAGGCTATGCCGGCGGCAATCTTAAAGGCCATTTCCGAAGAGTCTACGGTATGGTATGAACCGTCGGCCAGGTTAACCTTTATATTGGTAACCGGATAGCCGGCCAAAATACCTTCTTGCATGGCTTCCCTGATGCCTTTCTCCACAGCGGGAATGTATTGCCGTGGGACTGCACCACCGAAAATAGTTTCGGTGAACTCGAATTCCTTATCCGGCAGAGGCGACATATCGATGAAAACATGACCATATTGACCGTGTCCGCCTGTTTGTTTCTTATGCTTACCTTCTACCCTGGTGACGCTGGTACGGATGGTTTCCCTATAAGGTACTTTGGGAGTGCTCATTTCAACGTCGACACCAAATTTGCGCTGCAAGCGCTCCAGGGTAATATCCAAATGGGATTCGCCCATACCGGTCAGTATAGTTTCCCTTGTTTCGTTGTTTTTACTCAGACGCAGGGTGGGGTCTTCTTCCAGAAGCCTCGCCAGAGCGTTACTGAGTTTATCTTCGTCGCCTTTACTTTTGGGACGAATGGCTACGGGAAGTGTCGGTTCGGGGAAGTCGATGCCTTCCAGTTTGACCGGATTGGCTTTGGTGGTAAGGGTATCACCAGTGGTGGTGAACTGCAATTTAGCTACGGCGCCGATATCACCGGGACGCAGTTCGCTTACCGTCGCCTGGTTTTTTCCTTGAAGGGTAAAAAGCTGGCCTATCTTTTCTTCGTTTTCTTTGTTGGCATTGTAAACGCTGGAGTCCGATTTAAGGATCCCACTATAGACCCTTAACATGCTCAGACGCCCGACGTACGGATCGGCCAGAGTCTTAAATACAAGGACGGCCAGGTTTTCTTTTTCCAGCTCGGATGCTTCTTTCCCGGCTGCGTCGGTGGGAGAAGGTAGATAATTTACGATATAGTCCAGCAGTGGTTTGACGCCCATATTTTTAAGGGCTGAACCACATAGAACGGGTATTACTTTGCCTTCGGCGATGGCTTGTTTTAAACCGCGGCGTATTTCATCCGGTGTCAGTTCTTCACCATCGAGGTATTTCATAAGCAGTTCGTCGTCGCCCTCGGCGGCGGCTTCAACAATCGTTTCCCTTAAAGAAGCCACTTCATCTTTGTATTCATCTGGGACAGGGCCTACCTTCTCATTGCCGTTCCCGTCATAGGTATAGGCTTTCTGTTCGAGGATATCGATGACGCCGCTGAAGGTTTCGGCCGCACCGATGGGCAGTTGGACAGGAACGATATGACCTTTGAAACGTTCCCGCATAGTTTCTACGGCTTTTTGGAAGTTGGCGTTTTCCCTGTCCATTTTGTTAACATAGGCCAGGCGCGGCAGCCGGCGTGTTTCCGCCTCTTCCCAAACAACTTCTGTTTGAACTTCCACTCCTGCTACGGCGCTAACAACTACAATCACACTATCGACTACTCTTAAGGCGCTTACGACATCGCCAAAAAAATCGCTATAACCCGGAGTATCAAGTATATTTATTTTATTATCCTGCCACTCGGCAAAGGCCAGGGCGGTATTAATAGTCACTTTGCGTTTGATTTCTTCTGGATGGTAGTCGGTTACGGTGTTGCCATCGTCTACCCTGCCTAAGCGTTTGGTGGCCCCGGCGTTGTACAATAAAGCTTCCGTAAGGCTAGTTTTGCCCGCCCCACCGTGGGCTACGATGCCAACGTTACGAATGCTGCTACTGG belongs to Moorella humiferrea and includes:
- a CDS encoding D-alanine--D-alanine ligase, whose amino-acid sequence is MRIAVLMGGPSSEREISLKSGEAVAEALTVLGHQVIKLDLDAEVIAKLTSFKPHCVFNALHGKPGEDGSVQGMLEILGIPYTGSRVLASAITMDKIMTKRVLKHAGIPTPDFLSWTAEQYAAGKGDIEKGIIKDLGLPVVIKAPTQGSTIGTFIVKDKQELTPAIEAALKYDPCFMAEAFLPGPEITAAVLGNNNPTVLPLIEIVSRTGFYDYTAKYTPGLSEHIIPPRLPETVLATAAALARQTYKLFGCRGFARVDMIVANGRDPHVIEVNSVPGMTATSLVPDAARAAGMDFKALVQKIVDLALEP
- the fusA gene encoding elongation factor G, which produces MKVYPSSSIRNVGIVAHGGAGKTSLTEALLYNAGATKRLGRVDDGNTVTDYHPEEIKRKVTINTALAFAEWQDNKINILDTPGYSDFFGDVVSALRVVDSVIVVVSAVAGVEVQTEVVWEEAETRRLPRLAYVNKMDRENANFQKAVETMRERFKGHIVPVQLPIGAAETFSGVIDILEQKAYTYDGNGNEKVGPVPDEYKDEVASLRETIVEAAAEGDDELLMKYLDGEELTPDEIRRGLKQAIAEGKVIPVLCGSALKNMGVKPLLDYIVNYLPSPTDAAGKEASELEKENLAVLVFKTLADPYVGRLSMLRVYSGILKSDSSVYNANKENEEKIGQLFTLQGKNQATVSELRPGDIGAVAKLQFTTTGDTLTTKANPVKLEGIDFPEPTLPVAIRPKSKGDEDKLSNALARLLEEDPTLRLSKNNETRETILTGMGESHLDITLERLQRKFGVDVEMSTPKVPYRETIRTSVTRVEGKHKKQTGGHGQYGHVFIDMSPLPDKEFEFTETIFGGAVPRQYIPAVEKGIREAMQEGILAGYPVTNIKVNLADGSYHTVDSSEMAFKIAAGIAFRKAVEQAKPVLLEPIMNVEITVPEQFMGDIMGDLNSRRGRILGMEAKGKNQVIRAQVPLAEMYRYAINLKSITQGRGHFKMDFSHYEEVPANIAEKIIQEAKREREKEE